One genomic segment of Desulfomicrobium sp. ZS1 includes these proteins:
- the uvrC gene encoding excinuclease ABC subunit UvrC codes for MISRKILPSFPTCPGVYLMKNATGRIIYVGKAKHLRRRLASYFQPEHRLAPKVRVMMTRVESIDFLCTSTEKEALLLEASLIKKHRPKYNIVLRDDKQYVLFCLSRNHPFPALRLTRKVLRDGSVYFGPFTSALSARETKRVIDRLFPLRKCRDTVFSNRTRPCLQYHIGRCLGPCCLPVSEDEYRQVVRRVELFLSGKSDELMAGLHDQMMRLSDALDFEGAARLRDSIRALRETVERQAAVFSDGRDLDVIGVHGHENGAALAIVFVRQGRIIDGQTFWFVDAAVDTPEAEAGLTDSFLMQYYNAERFIPARIITAFGNQDPALEDALADMRGGRASVAKARGDQERRLVDIATANAKAHALRQRRTELTAAELAGALGVEGEVERIECVDASHIQGEGMRVGMVVFIDGREEKSAYRVYSFPELEGTADDYLALASFAARRAKSGPPWPDLLLIDGGKGQLGAVERAMAENGLSAVPLAAIAKGTSRRAGELGDVIFRPGRKNPLNLRAGSPELLFLQHVRDTAHRFVISRLRRHKRTAQLSSELGNLPGVGPKTARLLWDHFNSVQAMAQARIEDLAALPGFGPKKAAALHAALTALSGKI; via the coding sequence ATGATCTCGCGTAAAATCCTGCCAAGCTTTCCCACCTGCCCGGGCGTGTATCTGATGAAGAACGCCACGGGCAGAATCATTTATGTGGGCAAGGCCAAGCATTTACGCCGCCGCCTGGCTTCGTATTTCCAGCCCGAGCATCGCCTCGCCCCCAAGGTGCGGGTCATGATGACCAGGGTCGAAAGCATAGATTTTCTGTGCACCTCCACGGAAAAGGAGGCCTTGCTGCTTGAAGCGAGCCTCATCAAGAAGCATCGGCCCAAGTACAACATCGTCCTGCGCGACGACAAGCAGTACGTCCTTTTCTGCCTGTCGAGGAACCATCCCTTTCCGGCCCTGCGCCTGACGCGCAAGGTGCTGCGCGACGGCTCGGTCTATTTCGGCCCCTTCACCTCGGCCCTGTCCGCACGCGAGACCAAGCGGGTCATCGACCGCCTCTTTCCTTTGCGCAAATGCCGGGACACGGTTTTTTCCAACCGCACCCGTCCCTGCCTGCAGTACCACATCGGCCGTTGTCTGGGACCGTGCTGCCTGCCCGTGTCCGAGGATGAGTACCGGCAGGTCGTGCGCCGGGTCGAGCTTTTTCTGTCCGGCAAGTCCGACGAACTCATGGCCGGGTTGCATGACCAAATGATGCGTCTGTCCGATGCTCTTGATTTCGAGGGCGCGGCACGGCTGCGCGACAGCATCCGCGCCCTGCGCGAGACCGTGGAACGCCAGGCAGCCGTGTTTTCCGACGGGCGCGATCTGGACGTCATCGGCGTGCATGGCCATGAAAACGGCGCGGCGCTGGCCATCGTTTTTGTGCGTCAGGGGCGGATCATCGACGGGCAGACGTTCTGGTTCGTGGACGCGGCAGTGGATACTCCGGAAGCGGAAGCCGGCCTCACGGATTCCTTTCTCATGCAGTACTACAACGCGGAGCGCTTCATTCCGGCTCGCATCATCACCGCCTTCGGAAACCAGGATCCGGCGCTGGAAGACGCCCTGGCCGACATGCGCGGGGGCAGGGCGAGCGTGGCCAAGGCGCGCGGCGACCAGGAACGACGTCTGGTGGACATCGCCACGGCCAACGCCAAAGCCCATGCCCTCCGCCAGCGCCGAACCGAACTCACTGCGGCGGAGTTGGCAGGGGCCCTCGGCGTGGAGGGGGAAGTGGAGCGCATCGAGTGCGTGGACGCCTCGCACATCCAGGGCGAGGGCATGCGGGTCGGCATGGTCGTCTTTATCGACGGGCGGGAGGAAAAAAGCGCCTACCGCGTCTATTCGTTTCCAGAGCTTGAAGGCACGGCGGACGACTATCTGGCCCTGGCTTCTTTTGCCGCACGCCGCGCCAAATCCGGCCCGCCCTGGCCTGATCTTCTGCTGATCGACGGCGGCAAGGGACAGCTTGGCGCCGTGGAGCGCGCCATGGCCGAAAACGGGTTGTCTGCCGTCCCTTTGGCCGCCATTGCCAAAGGGACGAGCCGCAGGGCGGGAGAGCTGGGCGACGTCATTTTCCGGCCCGGGCGCAAGAATCCCCTGAATCTGAGGGCCGGAAGCCCGGAACTGCTTTTTCTGCAACATGTCCGCGACACGGCCCATCGTTTCGTCATCTCCCGGCTGCGCCGTCACAAGCGCACTGCCCAGCTTTCCTCCGAACTTGGCAATCTGCCCGGAGTCGGTCCCAAGACAGCCCGTCTGCTCTGGGATCATTTCAACTCCGTCCAGGCCATGGCCCAGGCCCGCATCGAGGACCTGGCCGCCTTGCCCGGCTTCGGCCCCAAAAAGGCCGCCGCCCTGCACGCCGCACTCACGGCTCTGTCCGGAAAAATCTGA
- the murI gene encoding glutamate racemase codes for MYESDCTLPIGVFDSGIGGLTVLKALTEALPEESFLYLGDTARLPYGTKSAKSVTRYVLQTTALLKARGVKLLVIACNTATGVSLEALQEAYPELPVIGVIRPGAEAACRSSRNGRIGVIGTESTVNAGVYEREILRIRPDARVFGQPCPLFVPLAEEGWCDGQIASLVAERYLGGLVRDTGIDTLVLGCTHFPVLASAIQDVVGADVTLVDSARTTAEFVQDMLERHDICSTTKERSLTFLATDGARRFARVGGVFMNHPLDPADVEIVDL; via the coding sequence ATGTACGAATCCGACTGCACCCTGCCCATCGGGGTTTTTGATTCCGGCATCGGCGGACTGACCGTGCTGAAGGCGCTGACCGAAGCGTTGCCCGAAGAGAGTTTTCTCTATCTCGGGGACACGGCGCGTCTACCTTACGGCACCAAAAGCGCCAAGTCCGTGACGCGCTACGTGCTGCAAACCACGGCTCTGCTCAAAGCCAGGGGCGTCAAGCTTCTGGTCATCGCCTGCAACACGGCCACGGGCGTGTCCCTGGAAGCCTTGCAGGAAGCCTATCCGGAACTGCCGGTCATCGGCGTCATCCGGCCCGGAGCCGAAGCGGCCTGTCGGTCGAGCAGAAATGGCCGCATCGGGGTCATCGGCACGGAGAGCACCGTAAACGCAGGCGTCTATGAGCGCGAAATCCTGCGCATCCGGCCCGATGCCCGGGTTTTCGGCCAGCCCTGCCCGCTTTTCGTGCCCCTGGCCGAAGAAGGGTGGTGCGACGGACAGATCGCAAGCCTTGTGGCCGAGCGCTATCTGGGCGGCCTGGTCAGGGATACCGGCATCGACACGCTGGTGCTCGGCTGCACCCATTTTCCGGTTTTGGCCAGCGCCATTCAGGATGTCGTGGGGGCCGACGTGACCCTGGTCGACTCCGCCCGCACCACTGCAGAATTCGTGCAGGACATGCTGGAACGCCACGACATCTGCTCGACCACGAAAGAACGCAGTCTGACCTTTCTGGCCACGGACGGCGCCAGACGCTTTGCCAGGGTCGGCGGGGTGTTCATGAATCATCCGCTGGATCCTGCCGATGTGGAGATCGTGGATCTCTGA
- a CDS encoding Txe/YoeB family addiction module toxin: MLIWHDSAWEEYVSWQKQDKKTLKRINGLLKEILRDPYVGTGKPEPLKGNLSGFWSRRIDEKNRLVYRIVGDDCQIAQCRCHYDD, from the coding sequence ATGCTTATTTGGCACGACTCGGCATGGGAAGAGTATGTGTCCTGGCAGAAACAGGACAAAAAGACGCTCAAACGAATTAACGGCCTTCTCAAGGAAATATTACGAGATCCATACGTGGGCACCGGGAAGCCGGAACCGCTCAAAGGAAATCTTTCCGGTTTCTGGAGTCGCAGGATCGATGAGAAGAATCGACTTGTGTATCGGATTGTCGGCGACGATTGTCAGATTGCGCAGTGCCGGTGCCATTACGACGATTGA
- a CDS encoding NUDIX pyrophosphatase has product MIKFSIECWLYNDLEDRFLLLRCPVTHRHDEYWQPVTGGRGPDEPCIEACLREVEEETGVTLTAEQLEVVIPEFSFCIPDARIELRKPIYLARVRVEKVILSAEHIGYYWFDAGDVDAQLHWDSNRESFRQVLAHTRP; this is encoded by the coding sequence ATGATAAAATTCAGTATCGAATGCTGGCTCTACAACGATCTGGAAGACCGATTTTTGCTCTTGCGCTGCCCCGTGACCCATCGCCATGATGAATACTGGCAACCCGTGACCGGCGGACGAGGCCCCGACGAGCCCTGCATCGAAGCCTGTCTGCGCGAAGTGGAAGAGGAGACGGGCGTGACGCTGACCGCGGAGCAGCTGGAAGTGGTCATCCCCGAGTTCTCTTTCTGCATCCCCGACGCGCGCATCGAGTTGCGCAAGCCCATCTATCTGGCCCGGGTCAGAGTCGAAAAAGTAATCCTCTCCGCGGAGCATATCGGCTACTACTGGTTTGACGCCGGGGATGTCGATGCCCAGCTGCACTGGGATTCCAACCGCGAATCGTTTCGTCAGGTTTTGGCCCACACCCGCCCCTAA
- a CDS encoding type II toxin-antitoxin system RelB/DinJ family antitoxin has protein sequence MANIQVRVADSLHTQAQAVANSMGMDLPSAVRIFLTHMVRENGLPFRPVGDPFYSAQNQAHLEKVVADLNSGTNCAARDLSED, from the coding sequence ATGGCCAACATTCAGGTCCGGGTTGCCGACAGCCTACATACCCAGGCTCAGGCTGTTGCGAATAGCATGGGGATGGATTTGCCATCGGCTGTCCGTATTTTTTTAACACACATGGTCCGAGAAAACGGATTGCCCTTTCGACCAGTCGGAGATCCGTTTTACAGTGCCCAGAACCAAGCCCATCTTGAAAAGGTCGTAGCCGATTTAAACAGCGGAACAAACTGTGCGGCGCGCGATTTGAGCGAGGATTAA
- a CDS encoding dual CXXC motif small (seleno)protein translates to MPGQNEFRTRLRCTKCHGMLQVRRTURAVELRCKSCGATFGLQEFGTNLDDLLEEYLANFPCDRV, encoded by the coding sequence ATGCCCGGTCAAAATGAATTCCGGACACGGCTGCGTTGCACGAAATGCCACGGCATGCTGCAGGTTCGTCGCACCTGACGGGCCGTGGAGCTTCGCTGCAAGTCTTGCGGCGCTACCTTTGGATTGCAGGAGTTTGGAACCAATCTTGACGACCTGCTGGAAGAGTATCTGGCCAATTTTCCCTGCGACAGGGTCTAG
- a CDS encoding pseudouridine synthase → MPENSPVRLNKYLADAGIASRRGADALIQGGRVCVNGLIQREPGTRVIPGQDTVLCNGAPVSANQNAPSSYIMLHKPVHTVTTVNDPQGRKTVVDLLPEELRTLRLFPVGRLDYMSEGLLLLTNDGEVTLRLTHPSYEHPKKYEVLVREAVTEKSLGLMRQGMRLQEGERLAPVEVESVSDAGGATLLRMTLRQGVNRQIRRMCRDLGLTILRLRRVELGPLFLGSLESGKWRALTDAEIKTLKSSLGLD, encoded by the coding sequence ATGCCAGAAAACAGCCCCGTTCGTTTGAACAAATATCTTGCCGATGCCGGCATAGCCTCCCGTCGCGGAGCCGACGCCCTGATCCAGGGCGGACGAGTCTGCGTGAACGGCCTTATCCAGCGCGAGCCCGGAACCAGAGTCATTCCCGGCCAGGACACGGTGCTCTGTAACGGCGCGCCGGTCTCGGCCAACCAGAATGCCCCGTCCTCCTACATCATGCTGCACAAGCCGGTGCATACGGTGACCACGGTCAATGATCCCCAGGGCCGCAAGACCGTCGTCGACCTGCTGCCCGAAGAACTCCGCACGCTACGCCTCTTTCCCGTGGGACGGCTCGATTACATGTCCGAGGGCCTGCTCCTCTTGACCAATGACGGCGAAGTCACCCTGCGCCTGACCCACCCCAGCTACGAGCACCCGAAAAAATACGAGGTGCTGGTGCGCGAGGCTGTGACGGAGAAATCCCTTGGCCTCATGCGCCAGGGCATGCGCCTGCAGGAAGGTGAACGGCTGGCTCCGGTGGAAGTCGAAAGCGTCTCCGATGCCGGCGGCGCGACGCTCTTGCGCATGACCCTGCGTCAGGGCGTGAACCGTCAGATCCGGCGCATGTGCCGCGACCTGGGGCTGACCATCCTGCGGCTGCGTCGCGTCGAATTGGGACCGTTGTTTTTGGGGAGTCTTGAATCTGGAAAATGGCGCGCCTTGACAGACGCCGAAATAAAGACCTTGAAATCAAGCCTTGGTCTCGACTGA
- a CDS encoding tetrathionate reductase family octaheme c-type cytochrome — MNQTLWKAVLCGALAVCLGPMVAFAATEDSEAPGRALARQTVKNDAQRWITTDHSQHPILKQQFSSPEDVTKACLTCHNQAAMQLHKTIHWTWKDPADPSGETGKGGLSVNNFCISVGSNEPRCTSCHIGYGWKDKNFDFSKAEKVDCLVCHEQTGTYEKFPTKSGYPVTNATMFEGKIEFLPPDYNAVAQSVGRPGRNNCGTCHFYGGGGDGVKHGDLDSSMAMPNKQLDVHMGTDGQNFDCSRCHTTNAHNIAGRIYATPASTERKSLLEDDLTPKIMCESCHGAQPHKTNQKANDHTDKVACQACHIPTYARVNPTKMHWDWSTAGDKKREVKKDEFGKPDYDAKKGDFIWGKNEVPRYEWFNGSIRGTTAKDVIDPSRTVRVSWPIGGIGDPNSRIFPFKVHTGKTPYDKINKTLVIPKLFGPKGSGAYWAEFDWNKAIAIGQEYNGLPYSGEYDFVDTEYVFPITHMVAPKEQAVACVECHAKGGRLDHLEGFYMPGRDSVQLLNMGGWAMVAASVLGVILHGLGRFVSSIGRRKE; from the coding sequence ATGAATCAGACGTTATGGAAGGCAGTCCTTTGCGGGGCCCTTGCCGTGTGCCTGGGCCCCATGGTGGCCTTTGCCGCGACGGAGGACAGCGAAGCGCCGGGGCGAGCCCTGGCGAGACAGACCGTCAAGAATGATGCCCAGAGATGGATCACCACCGACCATTCCCAACATCCAATTCTCAAACAACAATTCAGTTCGCCCGAAGACGTGACCAAGGCTTGCCTGACGTGCCATAATCAGGCCGCCATGCAGCTGCACAAGACCATCCACTGGACCTGGAAGGATCCGGCCGACCCCAGCGGGGAAACAGGCAAGGGCGGATTGTCCGTCAACAATTTCTGCATCAGCGTGGGCTCCAATGAACCCCGCTGCACCTCATGCCACATCGGTTACGGTTGGAAGGACAAGAATTTCGATTTCAGCAAGGCCGAAAAAGTGGACTGTCTGGTCTGCCACGAACAGACGGGCACCTACGAAAAATTCCCGACCAAGTCCGGTTACCCCGTGACCAACGCGACCATGTTCGAGGGCAAGATAGAATTCCTGCCCCCGGACTATAACGCGGTGGCGCAGTCGGTGGGGCGTCCGGGGCGCAACAACTGCGGAACCTGCCACTTTTACGGCGGCGGCGGCGACGGCGTGAAACACGGCGATCTGGATTCATCCATGGCCATGCCCAACAAGCAGCTCGACGTGCACATGGGCACCGATGGGCAGAATTTCGATTGCAGCCGCTGCCACACCACAAACGCGCACAATATCGCCGGGCGCATCTACGCCACTCCGGCTTCCACAGAGCGCAAGAGCCTGCTCGAGGACGACCTGACGCCCAAGATCATGTGCGAATCCTGTCATGGAGCGCAGCCGCACAAGACCAACCAGAAGGCCAACGATCACACCGACAAGGTGGCTTGCCAAGCCTGTCACATCCCGACCTACGCCCGCGTCAATCCTACCAAGATGCATTGGGACTGGTCCACGGCCGGGGACAAGAAGCGCGAGGTGAAGAAGGACGAATTCGGCAAGCCCGACTATGACGCCAAAAAGGGCGATTTCATATGGGGCAAGAACGAAGTGCCGCGCTACGAATGGTTCAACGGCTCCATCCGGGGCACCACGGCCAAGGACGTCATCGACCCGTCCAGGACGGTGCGCGTTTCCTGGCCCATCGGAGGCATTGGCGACCCCAATTCGCGCATCTTCCCCTTCAAGGTGCACACCGGCAAGACTCCGTACGACAAAATCAACAAGACCCTGGTCATTCCCAAACTCTTCGGTCCCAAGGGATCGGGCGCATACTGGGCCGAGTTCGACTGGAACAAGGCTATCGCAATCGGCCAAGAGTACAACGGGCTGCCCTACAGCGGCGAGTATGATTTCGTGGACACGGAATACGTCTTTCCCATCACCCACATGGTCGCGCCCAAGGAACAGGCCGTGGCCTGCGTGGAATGTCATGCCAAGGGCGGTCGACTCGACCACCTGGAAGGCTTTTACATGCCCGGCCGTGATTCGGTACAGCTCTTGAACATGGGCGGCTGGGCCATGGTCGCGGCCTCGGTTCTGGGGGTCATCCTGCATGGGCTGGGGCGTTTCGTGAGCAGCATCGGACGTCGCAAGGAGTGA
- a CDS encoding ECF transporter S component, with protein sequence MKNIKIAALSIVALTCLTTLFVRIPLPSRGYFNVGDVAVVFGGLVLGFMNPKQGILWAVGACGIGSALADILGGFAVFAPLTFAAKGAEGALAAVAASRAGAVRYTVLAIGGAAMVGIYFFGEVMMPNIGLQGAVAEIPANLIQAVGGAVGGMFAATALKKTKMI encoded by the coding sequence ATGAAGAACATCAAGATAGCCGCCCTGTCCATCGTGGCCCTGACCTGCCTGACCACCCTCTTCGTGCGCATCCCGCTGCCGAGCCGTGGGTATTTCAACGTGGGCGATGTGGCTGTGGTCTTCGGTGGGCTGGTCCTTGGCTTCATGAATCCAAAGCAAGGCATTTTGTGGGCTGTCGGAGCCTGCGGCATCGGTTCGGCCCTGGCCGACATCCTGGGCGGATTCGCGGTTTTCGCTCCCCTGACCTTCGCCGCCAAGGGCGCGGAAGGCGCGCTTGCCGCCGTGGCCGCAAGCAGAGCCGGGGCGGTCCGTTACACCGTACTCGCCATTGGCGGAGCGGCCATGGTCGGAATCTACTTTTTCGGGGAAGTCATGATGCCCAACATCGGCCTGCAGGGAGCAGTGGCCGAAATCCCGGCCAACCTGATCCAGGCCGTGGGCGGCGCAGTGGGCGGCATGTTCGCGGCCACGGCGCTCAAGAAGACGAAAATGATCTGA
- the pcnB gene encoding polynucleotide adenylyltransferase PcnB, with protein MTSVIIPRSEHSVSRQNIHPDALKVMYRLVRKGFTAYLVGGGVRDLLLGRTPKDFDVSTNATPSQIKKIFQNCFLIGRRFRLAHIRFDDHVIETSTFRRCPDQEEENSDEDLYMLRDNCYGTPEEDALRRDFTINGLFYEVERFSIIDHVGGLSDIENRLIRCIGDPNIRFREDPVRMIRAVRFAARLDFHIEPATYNAIMRHHEEILKASPPRVFEELQKLFAYGSGEKAVRLLYKTGLLHNLLPEIADFLDHDHGQDSILWTWLEHLDSRIRTVGKVEPVLVFAALFSAPVRHIVARYEVEGERVVYNAMLEDLLQPICVRMSMPKWMCSRMIQIMANQTRFEPDKKKRFSKRGFVAHECFPETLALYQLGLLVSGADLGPAEMWSSLRSEMEAENPQVLRTDPRGQQGRPPRKRPPRRRRR; from the coding sequence ATGACTTCAGTTATAATTCCCCGATCGGAACATTCTGTTTCCCGCCAAAACATCCATCCCGATGCGCTCAAGGTCATGTACCGTCTGGTGCGCAAGGGTTTTACCGCCTATCTGGTGGGCGGCGGAGTCCGCGACCTGCTACTTGGACGCACGCCCAAGGATTTTGACGTCAGCACCAACGCAACGCCAAGCCAAATCAAGAAGATCTTTCAGAACTGCTTTTTGATCGGACGGCGGTTCCGCCTGGCTCACATCCGATTCGACGATCACGTCATCGAAACCTCGACCTTTCGGCGCTGTCCGGACCAGGAAGAGGAGAACAGCGATGAAGATTTATACATGCTGCGCGACAACTGTTACGGCACACCCGAGGAAGACGCCCTGCGCCGTGATTTCACCATCAACGGCCTGTTCTACGAGGTCGAGCGCTTTTCCATCATCGACCACGTGGGGGGCCTTTCCGACATAGAGAACCGCCTCATCCGCTGTATCGGCGATCCGAACATCCGCTTCCGGGAAGACCCGGTGCGCATGATCCGGGCCGTGCGTTTCGCCGCGCGACTTGATTTTCATATCGAGCCCGCGACCTACAACGCCATCATGCGCCACCACGAGGAAATCCTCAAAGCCTCGCCGCCCCGGGTTTTCGAGGAATTGCAGAAGCTTTTCGCCTACGGTTCCGGGGAAAAAGCCGTCCGTCTGCTCTACAAGACCGGACTGCTGCACAACCTGTTGCCCGAAATCGCGGATTTTCTCGATCACGATCACGGACAGGATTCAATCCTGTGGACGTGGCTTGAGCATCTGGACAGCCGCATCAGAACCGTGGGCAAGGTCGAGCCGGTGCTGGTTTTCGCCGCCCTTTTTTCCGCGCCGGTGCGGCATATCGTGGCCCGATACGAGGTCGAAGGCGAGCGGGTGGTCTACAACGCCATGCTTGAGGATCTCTTGCAGCCCATCTGCGTGCGCATGAGCATGCCCAAATGGATGTGCTCGCGCATGATCCAGATCATGGCCAATCAGACCCGTTTCGAGCCGGACAAGAAAAAACGTTTTTCCAAGCGCGGCTTTGTGGCCCACGAGTGCTTTCCCGAAACCCTGGCCCTGTATCAACTCGGTCTGCTGGTCAGCGGGGCAGATCTGGGACCGGCGGAAATGTGGAGCAGTCTGCGCAGCGAAATGGAAGCGGAAAATCCCCAGGTTTTGCGCACGGATCCACGGGGACAGCAGGGCCGCCCGCCGCGTAAGCGTCCGCCCCGCAGACGTCGCAGATGA
- a CDS encoding TlpA disulfide reductase family protein, giving the protein MNSIATKPITGFFCAVLLLLLLEAGAAMLLVSSVGSADDAPALPRMTRLHDLQGTFSDLGGQSFTLADLQGKVVVINLWATWCPPCRAEMPFLEGLWKKFQDNEQVRVLCISKETPAEVRQDPLAKSLTMPLYVFTSPAPPELDPEGLPTTYIFNRQGKVVFAHTGIAQWDAPEIVAYLEALAQATSN; this is encoded by the coding sequence ATGAACAGTATCGCAACCAAACCAATTACCGGATTTTTCTGCGCGGTCCTGCTGTTGCTGCTGCTGGAGGCAGGCGCCGCCATGCTGCTCGTGAGCAGTGTGGGCTCGGCTGATGATGCCCCGGCCCTTCCGCGCATGACCCGGCTGCATGATCTGCAGGGAACCTTCTCGGATCTGGGTGGTCAAAGCTTCACGCTGGCCGATTTGCAAGGCAAGGTCGTGGTCATCAATCTATGGGCCACCTGGTGCCCGCCGTGCCGGGCGGAGATGCCTTTTCTGGAAGGATTGTGGAAGAAATTTCAGGACAATGAGCAGGTCCGGGTGCTGTGCATCAGCAAAGAGACTCCGGCGGAAGTGCGCCAGGACCCTCTGGCGAAATCACTGACCATGCCCCTTTATGTCTTCACCTCGCCGGCGCCGCCGGAGCTTGATCCCGAAGGACTGCCGACGACATACATCTTCAATCGCCAAGGCAAGGTGGTCTTTGCGCATACGGGCATCGCCCAGTGGGATGCGCCGGAAATCGTCGCCTATCTGGAAGCCCTGGCCCAGGCGACGAGTAATTAG
- a CDS encoding cytochrome b/b6 domain-containing protein, with product MSTKKKIYLYTRFERFWHWVQSLLIFLLLLTGFEVHGTFTLFGFQKAVEYHNFLGLTWVILFIFIVFWVVTTGEWRQYIPTTKKLFEVIGYYSSGIFKGLPHPVRKSKEAKHNPLQRLTYLGLTAILLTLQMGTGLLYYLYNDWAIWNWTFLDLRLLALIHLACAFAILAFIIVHIYMTTTGHTLTSHISAMFSGWEEVEEGEVADWEVQKKR from the coding sequence ATGAGCACAAAAAAGAAAATCTACCTGTACACGAGGTTCGAGCGTTTCTGGCACTGGGTTCAGTCCCTGCTCATCTTCCTGTTGCTGCTCACCGGGTTCGAGGTCCACGGCACCTTCACCCTGTTCGGCTTCCAGAAGGCGGTGGAGTACCATAATTTCCTGGGCCTGACCTGGGTCATCCTCTTCATCTTCATCGTCTTCTGGGTCGTGACCACGGGTGAATGGCGGCAGTACATCCCGACCACCAAGAAGCTTTTCGAGGTCATCGGCTACTATTCCTCCGGCATTTTCAAGGGGCTTCCGCACCCGGTCAGAAAATCCAAGGAGGCCAAGCACAACCCCCTGCAACGCCTGACCTACCTGGGCCTGACCGCGATTCTGCTGACCCTGCAGATGGGCACGGGGCTGCTCTATTACCTGTACAACGACTGGGCCATCTGGAACTGGACTTTCCTGGACCTGCGCCTGCTGGCGCTCATCCATCTGGCCTGCGCCTTCGCCATCCTGGCTTTCATCATCGTTCACATCTACATGACCACCACCGGCCACACCCTGACCAGCCACATCTCCGCCATGTTCAGCGGCTGGGAAGAAGTGGAGGAGGGTGAGGTGGCGGACTGGGAAGTGCAGAAAAAACGATAA
- a CDS encoding HDOD domain-containing protein — translation MDKLSFDLPGISPVGLDLITLLNTSNVTVKQIAAQAKLDPVIFGNIIACANSPMYHEANNSTDILTSLVRLGQREIKRIVYQVVLRSAFFHESSEISGILRRIWQQSLTANVFMQKFVSSVPGAYTLDAEGIECLECLGLIHNIGYVVLLVNFQDRFLAFFTRDDEQDLPSFFEEERLWFDGFDHFSAGHAVLKTWGFPSPLCEVVAQYAFENRVFKGRYPELHNLLRLSRHVIMMTESNFHPKKPADFWLNGTELPSAEVDYEQIIDDVRQCVQSIEGAFA, via the coding sequence ATGGACAAACTCAGTTTTGATCTTCCCGGTATCAGCCCGGTCGGTCTTGACCTCATTACGTTGCTGAACACATCAAATGTCACGGTCAAGCAGATTGCGGCCCAGGCCAAGCTTGACCCGGTCATCTTCGGCAACATCATCGCCTGCGCAAACTCGCCCATGTATCACGAGGCCAATAATTCCACTGATATCCTGACCTCCCTGGTCCGTCTGGGACAGCGGGAAATCAAGCGCATCGTATATCAGGTCGTGCTCAGATCAGCGTTCTTCCATGAATCCTCGGAAATCAGCGGTATCCTGCGTCGGATCTGGCAGCAGAGTCTGACCGCCAATGTGTTCATGCAGAAATTCGTCTCCTCCGTTCCGGGTGCCTACACCCTTGATGCCGAGGGCATCGAATGCCTCGAATGCCTCGGGCTTATCCACAATATTGGTTATGTGGTGCTGCTGGTTAATTTTCAGGATCGTTTTCTGGCATTCTTCACCCGTGACGACGAACAGGATTTGCCCTCCTTCTTCGAGGAAGAGCGTCTTTGGTTTGACGGATTCGATCATTTTTCAGCAGGACATGCGGTGCTCAAAACTTGGGGTTTCCCTTCGCCCCTCTGCGAAGTCGTCGCCCAATACGCCTTTGAAAACCGCGTTTTCAAAGGCCGCTATCCTGAGCTGCACAATCTGCTGCGCCTCTCCAGACACGTAATCATGATGACGGAATCCAATTTTCACCCCAAAAAACCTGCTGATTTCTGGTTGAACGGGACAGAGCTGCCATCGGCGGAAGTTGATTACGAGCAGATCATTGACGACGTGCGCCAGTGCGTCCAAAGCATCGAGGGGGCATTCGCATGA